The following are from one region of the Pseudazoarcus pumilus genome:
- the gspE gene encoding type II secretion system ATPase GspE: MSANPRYDNEAEPRAMRLGEILVREGKLSPRDLDQALQAQAQMGDLFGRVLVRLGLLSETDVAHALSAQLGIEMVGASAFPEEPLDLPQLQPDYLLTHAILPLSLTDGRLRVAMAVPQDAFLNKALALSTGYGIEPVLALESELHVALERLYVEEEVEDDEDEGFAAGVLGGDSEFVEHLKDLASEAPVIRMVNQIISRVIDLRASDIHIEPFEDGLHVRYRVDGVLQDAERAELALAPAVTSRIKLMAHLNIAERRLPQDGRVKTRVKGHELDLRVSTLPTVHGESVVMRVLDRASIKLDLATMGFEADTLARYRKLIERPHGILLMTGPTGSGKTTTLYASLAKLDSGSLKILTVEDPVEYQLQGVNQVQVQTQIGMSFAHALRSILRQDPDIIMIGEMRDSETAQIAVQAALTGHLVLSTLHTNTAVGAVIRLEDMGVERYLITSSVNGVLAQRLVRTLCPACKRPEDMSDAAIERSGLARFLPEGSRTVQVASGCAECKHTGYRGRSAIHELFVMDEAAHEAILAGADSTTLHQVARRGGMLTLYEDGLRKVAAGVTSLEEVLRVTQDQIDA, from the coding sequence ATGAGCGCTAATCCTCGCTACGACAACGAAGCCGAGCCCCGCGCGATGCGCCTGGGCGAGATCCTGGTGCGCGAGGGCAAGCTCTCGCCGCGCGACCTGGACCAGGCGCTGCAGGCGCAGGCGCAGATGGGTGATCTGTTCGGTCGCGTGCTGGTGCGTCTGGGGCTGCTCTCCGAGACCGATGTGGCGCATGCGTTGTCCGCGCAGCTCGGCATCGAGATGGTCGGTGCGTCGGCCTTCCCCGAGGAGCCGCTGGACCTGCCGCAACTGCAGCCGGACTACCTGCTGACGCACGCCATCCTGCCGCTGTCGCTGACCGACGGGCGCCTGCGCGTGGCCATGGCGGTGCCGCAGGACGCCTTCCTGAACAAGGCGCTGGCATTGTCGACGGGCTACGGAATCGAGCCCGTGCTGGCGCTGGAGAGCGAGCTGCACGTCGCGCTCGAGCGCCTCTACGTCGAGGAGGAGGTCGAGGACGACGAGGATGAGGGCTTCGCCGCCGGCGTGCTCGGCGGTGACAGCGAGTTCGTCGAGCATCTCAAGGATCTGGCCTCGGAAGCGCCGGTGATCCGCATGGTCAACCAGATCATCTCGCGCGTGATCGACCTGCGGGCCTCGGACATCCACATCGAGCCCTTCGAGGACGGCCTGCACGTGCGCTACCGCGTCGATGGCGTGCTGCAGGACGCCGAGCGGGCCGAGCTCGCGCTGGCGCCGGCGGTGACTTCGCGCATCAAGCTGATGGCACACCTGAACATCGCCGAGCGTCGCCTGCCGCAAGACGGTCGCGTCAAGACCCGCGTCAAGGGCCACGAACTCGACCTGCGCGTGTCCACGCTGCCCACCGTTCACGGCGAGAGCGTCGTGATGCGCGTGCTCGACCGCGCCAGTATCAAGCTCGACCTCGCGACCATGGGTTTCGAGGCCGACACGCTGGCGCGCTACCGCAAGCTCATCGAACGCCCGCACGGCATCCTGCTGATGACCGGTCCCACCGGTTCGGGCAAGACGACCACGCTGTACGCCTCGCTCGCCAAGCTCGATTCCGGCTCGCTCAAGATCCTCACCGTCGAGGATCCGGTGGAATATCAGTTGCAGGGCGTCAATCAGGTGCAGGTGCAGACGCAGATCGGCATGAGCTTCGCGCATGCGCTGCGCTCCATCCTGCGCCAGGACCCGGACATCATCATGATCGGCGAAATGCGCGATTCCGAGACCGCGCAGATCGCCGTGCAGGCCGCCCTCACCGGCCACCTCGTGCTCTCCACGCTGCACACCAATACCGCCGTCGGCGCGGTGATCCGCCTCGAAGACATGGGTGTGGAGCGCTATCTGATCACCTCCTCGGTCAATGGCGTGCTCGCGCAACGGCTCGTGCGCACGCTGTGTCCGGCCTGCAAGCGGCCGGAGGACATGAGCGATGCGGCCATCGAGCGCAGCGGACTCGCGCGCTTCCTGCCCGAGGGCAGCCGTACCGTGCAGGTCGCCAGCGGCTGCGCGGAATGCAAGCACACCGGCTATCGCGGGCGCAGCGCCATCCACGAACTGTTCGTGATGGACGAGGCGGCGCACGAGGCCATCCTCGCCGGCGCGGATTCGACCACGCTGCACCAGGTCGCGCGTCGTGGCGGCATGCTCACGCTGTACGAGGACGGGCTGCGCAAGGTCGCCGCCGGAGTGACCTCGCTCGAGGAAGTGCTGCGCGTCACGCAGGATCAGATCGATGCCTGA
- a CDS encoding type II secretion system F family protein, which produces MPEFAYRAANTTGDVVDGRVEAAGRDAALRSLRAQGLTPLKLDEAGPASAPAERPGAVAPKRRLFERDRGPGHAEVHAFTSEMAIMLRAGLPLDRALRVLIGMSAKPSFTALLDDVFKSVKAGKGLSQALTPHQDLFGEFYVNMVRSGEAGGQLSEVLSRLAEHLERVRQMRESVISALIYPAILVVVAALSVFLMLGFVVPQFEALFEDMGEALPLPTRIIVAAGHFVTAWWPLIVIGAVVLVWVLRVWLASPAGRAWRDRRLVGLPVFGAIVRKYEVTRFARSLGTLLASGVPIVMAIRIATETMSNGGLRESIRDVPASIKQGGRLADALENAGLFSALGLNMVRLGEETGRLDAMLLELARVYDDEVQSGVKRALTLVEPLLIIVLGMVIAAIIVSILLGILSVNDLAI; this is translated from the coding sequence ATGCCTGAGTTCGCCTATCGCGCCGCGAACACGACCGGGGATGTCGTCGACGGGCGCGTCGAGGCGGCGGGGCGTGACGCCGCGCTGCGCAGCCTGCGCGCGCAGGGGCTCACGCCGCTGAAGCTGGACGAGGCTGGCCCGGCCAGCGCGCCGGCCGAGCGCCCGGGGGCGGTGGCGCCGAAGCGCCGGCTGTTCGAGCGCGATCGCGGGCCCGGTCACGCCGAGGTGCACGCCTTCACGTCCGAGATGGCCATCATGCTGCGCGCCGGCCTGCCGCTGGATCGCGCGCTGCGCGTGCTCATCGGCATGAGCGCCAAGCCGTCCTTCACCGCACTGCTCGACGACGTGTTCAAGTCGGTCAAGGCCGGCAAGGGGCTGTCGCAGGCGCTCACGCCGCATCAGGACCTGTTCGGCGAGTTCTACGTCAACATGGTGCGTTCGGGCGAGGCCGGCGGCCAGCTCTCCGAGGTGCTCTCGCGCCTGGCCGAGCACCTGGAGCGCGTCAGGCAGATGCGCGAGAGCGTGATCTCGGCGCTGATCTACCCGGCCATCCTGGTCGTCGTCGCGGCGCTGTCGGTGTTCCTGATGCTGGGCTTCGTCGTGCCGCAGTTCGAGGCGCTGTTCGAGGACATGGGCGAGGCGCTGCCGCTGCCCACGCGCATCATCGTCGCGGCCGGCCATTTCGTCACCGCCTGGTGGCCGTTGATCGTCATTGGCGCCGTCGTGCTGGTCTGGGTGCTGCGTGTCTGGCTGGCCAGCCCGGCCGGCCGCGCCTGGCGGGACCGGCGCCTCGTCGGCCTGCCGGTGTTCGGCGCCATCGTGCGCAAGTACGAGGTCACGCGCTTCGCACGCAGTCTGGGCACGCTGCTCGCCAGCGGCGTGCCCATCGTGATGGCCATCCGCATCGCCACCGAGACCATGAGCAACGGCGGCCTGCGCGAGTCCATCCGCGACGTGCCGGCCTCGATCAAGCAGGGTGGGCGGCTGGCCGACGCGCTCGAGAACGCCGGGCTGTTCTCGGCACTGGGTCTCAACATGGTGCGCCTGGGCGAGGAAACGGGGCGTCTCGACGCGATGCTGCTGGAACTCGCGCGCGTCTACGACGACGAGGTCCAGTCCGGCGTCAAGCGTGCGTTG
- a CDS encoding GtrA family protein, giving the protein MKLGSRGELQRIVTFGMVGVAATITHVGSATALVSLLEGALFSSNIIGYGLGFLVSFCGHYVFTFSRMRGWSDALWRFGLVSLAGLVANQAALLTFERLGFAVFWNILFAALVVPPATFVASRWWAFGRHGGMR; this is encoded by the coding sequence GTGAAATTGGGTTCGCGTGGCGAGCTTCAGCGTATCGTTACGTTTGGGATGGTGGGCGTCGCAGCCACAATTACTCACGTCGGGAGTGCAACCGCTCTGGTTTCACTACTCGAAGGCGCGCTTTTCTCTTCGAACATTATTGGCTACGGGCTCGGATTTCTTGTGTCTTTTTGTGGTCACTACGTCTTTACATTTTCTCGCATGCGCGGATGGTCGGATGCCCTGTGGAGATTCGGCTTGGTCTCACTTGCAGGCTTGGTAGCCAATCAAGCCGCATTGCTGACGTTCGAACGTCTTGGATTTGCAGTGTTCTGGAATATTCTGTTTGCGGCACTGGTGGTTCCCCCAGCAACTTTCGTGGCCAGTCGTTGGTGGGCGTTCGGGCGCCACGGCGGTATGAGATGA